In Chroococcidiopsis sp. SAG 2025, a single window of DNA contains:
- a CDS encoding IS5 family transposase (programmed frameshift) produces the protein MSRKAYKSDLTDREWQIIEPLIPPVRPGGHPRTVDMREVVNAIFYLLKTGCAWEMLPHDFPPYSTVYYYFRRWQKRGIWQQINLALREQVRMKLGKSHQATAAIVDSQSVKNDGKKGEVSGFDGSKLVKGRKRHVVVDPQGLLMGVVITEANASERLGAIVALLEECYNSKSLELIWADSGYSGENFAQAVMVVCGAEVEIVKRITDGFEVLPRRWVVERTFGWLGRYRRLSKDYELLPEISESMVYAAMVRLMLRRLAA, from the exons ATGAGTAGAAAAGCTTACAAAAGTGATTTAACCGATCGAGAATGGCAAATCATTGAACCATTAATTCCACCTGTAAGACCAGGAGGACATCCACGTACTGTGGATATGCGTGAGGTAGTAAATGCCATCTTTTATTTGCTGAAAACTGGCTGTGCTTGGGAGATGCTACCACATGACTTCCCACCCTATTCAACGGTTTATTATTACTTTCGGCGTTGGCAAAAACGAGGAATTTGGCAGCAGATAAATCTTGCCTTACGTGAACAAGTACGGATGAAGCTGGGCAAATCTCATCAAGCTACTGCTGCAATTGTGGATAGCCAGTCCGTAAAAA ACGACGGAAAAAAAGGGGAAGTATCCGGCTTTGATGGCAGCAAGCTAGTTAAAGGTCGCAAACGCCATGTCGTAGTAGATCCTCAAGGACTACTAATGGGTGTAGTAATCACCGAAGCTAATGCTTCAGAACGATTAGGAGCAATAGTGGCATTGCTAGAAGAGTGCTATAACTCTAAGTCTTTAGAGCTAATTTGGGCAGATAGTGGCTACAGTGGAGAGAATTTTGCACAAGCTGTAATGGTAGTCTGCGGTGCAGAAGTAGAAATAGTTAAGCGGATTACAGATGGGTTTGAAGTTTTGCCCAGAAGATGGGTAGTTGAACGAACTTTTGGCTGGCTAGGACGCTATCGACGACTAAGTAAGGATTATGAACTCCTACCGGAAATAAGTGAATCTATGGTCTACGCTGCTATGGTACGGCTGATGCTGAGACGACTAGCTGCTTGA
- a CDS encoding IS701 family transposase: MLDTSNVFLTGVALEALSQWSSRLKAFQQKLGKHFARSEARLAAYDYIQALLSPVERKNGWQMAEQVGYSNPYRFQHLLGRAQWNADAVCAEIRKYAVEHLKSETDILAIDETGFLKQGEQSVGVQVQYYGTTGHLENCQVGVFMSYISDKGHTLIDRRLYLPRTWSEDQSKRKKGAVPKSITFATKPQLAQQMLESAFKDGIRPAWFVADEVYGNDGSLWWWLEKTAKQPYILTVSKKQPVVIGWQRYQAQELLPQPDSQLWQRLSCGAGSKGERYYDWAKVPVNCDRSDGFQRWLLFRRSLEHPEDPRVSYYQVFAKSDTTLETMVQIAGQRWRIEECFKFAKDQLGLGEYEVRSWHGWHRHITLVLAAQIFLTVLRHSCEPAIHSSTPPLPLVTTGSLTAFKAARGLLSD; this comes from the coding sequence ATGCTTGATACATCCAACGTGTTTTTAACAGGTGTTGCATTAGAAGCGCTCTCCCAATGGAGCAGTAGATTGAAAGCGTTTCAGCAAAAACTGGGAAAGCACTTCGCTCGTTCTGAAGCACGTCTTGCAGCGTATGACTATATCCAGGCACTACTAAGCCCAGTTGAGCGGAAGAATGGATGGCAAATGGCAGAACAGGTAGGGTATAGCAATCCCTATCGCTTCCAACATTTACTAGGACGGGCGCAGTGGAACGCGGACGCAGTGTGTGCAGAAATTAGAAAGTATGCAGTGGAGCATTTGAAGAGTGAAACAGATATTTTGGCAATTGATGAAACAGGTTTTCTGAAGCAAGGAGAGCAGTCAGTAGGCGTACAGGTGCAGTATTATGGCACAACTGGACATTTGGAGAATTGCCAGGTAGGTGTGTTCATGTCCTACATTAGCGACAAAGGACATACGTTGATCGATCGCCGTTTGTATCTACCGCGCACATGGAGTGAAGATCAAAGCAAACGTAAGAAGGGAGCAGTTCCAAAATCAATCACATTTGCGACTAAACCTCAACTAGCACAACAGATGTTGGAATCAGCTTTTAAAGACGGAATACGTCCCGCCTGGTTTGTTGCTGATGAGGTTTATGGCAACGATGGTTCATTGTGGTGGTGGCTGGAAAAGACTGCTAAACAACCGTATATACTCACGGTCAGCAAGAAGCAGCCTGTAGTTATTGGCTGGCAACGTTATCAAGCCCAAGAACTGTTACCTCAGCCGGACAGCCAGCTGTGGCAACGTCTTAGCTGTGGAGCTGGCAGTAAGGGAGAAAGATACTATGACTGGGCGAAAGTGCCAGTTAATTGTGACAGATCAGATGGTTTTCAACGTTGGTTATTGTTCCGCCGCTCTCTAGAACACCCTGAAGATCCTCGCGTCAGCTACTATCAAGTATTTGCTAAGAGCGATACTACCCTAGAAACGATGGTTCAAATCGCCGGGCAAAGGTGGCGGATTGAGGAGTGCTTTAAATTTGCTAAAGACCAGCTAGGTTTAGGAGAGTACGAAGTTCGTTCCTGGCATGGTTGGCATCGACACATCACCCTCGTCCTGGCTGCTCAAATATTTCTCACCGTCTTACGACACTCTTGTGAGCCTGCTATTCACTCCTCTACCCCCCCTTTACCTCTAGTAACAACTGGCAGTCTAACTGCGTTCAAAGCGGCACGAGGTTTATTGTCCGACTAA